A window of the Nitrospinota bacterium genome harbors these coding sequences:
- the ilvE gene encoding branched-chain-amino-acid transaminase yields MKPVQKIWLNGELVDWEKATTHILTHTLHYGLGIFEGIRCYKTDRGPAVFRLQEHIDRLYDSAKITRIPIPYRPEELIEATFDLIRVNDLEECYIRPLAFLGYGRMGLNPIGLPVSVAVAVWPWGAYLGEEGLTKGIRAKISSFTRHHPNVMMTKAKVCGNYANSQLAKAEAIENGYDEAIMLDPWGNVAEGTGENIFIVRRGDLKTPPLSAILEGITRDSVIELARTMGVGLREEAFSRDELYTADEAFFTGTAAEITPIREVDGRTIGSGKPGHVTTKLQQSFFDIVTGRDPAHEHWLTYVPPA; encoded by the coding sequence ATGAAGCCGGTGCAAAAAATCTGGCTCAACGGCGAGCTCGTTGATTGGGAGAAGGCCACTACACACATCCTCACCCATACCCTCCACTACGGCCTTGGTATCTTCGAGGGCATCCGCTGTTACAAGACCGACCGGGGCCCCGCCGTCTTCCGCCTCCAGGAGCATATTGACCGGCTCTACGACTCTGCTAAAATCACCCGCATCCCGATTCCCTACCGGCCGGAGGAGCTTATTGAGGCCACGTTCGACCTCATTCGGGTCAACGACCTCGAAGAGTGCTACATTCGTCCTCTGGCCTTCCTGGGCTACGGCCGGATGGGCCTCAATCCCATCGGGCTGCCGGTCAGCGTGGCCGTGGCGGTCTGGCCATGGGGGGCCTATCTAGGCGAGGAAGGCCTCACCAAGGGCATAAGGGCCAAGATTAGCTCTTTTACCCGCCACCACCCAAACGTCATGATGACCAAAGCCAAGGTCTGCGGCAACTACGCCAACAGCCAGCTGGCCAAGGCCGAGGCCATCGAGAACGGCTACGACGAGGCCATCATGCTTGACCCGTGGGGGAATGTGGCCGAAGGCACCGGCGAGAACATCTTCATCGTGCGTCGCGGCGACCTTAAGACCCCGCCGCTGAGCGCCATCCTCGAGGGGATCACTAGAGACAGCGTCATCGAGCTGGCCCGCACAATGGGGGTCGGCCTCCGAGAGGAGGCCTTCAGTCGCGACGAGCTCTATACTGCCGATGAGGCCTTCTTCACCGGAACGGCCGCCGAGATTACCCCCATCCGTGAGGTCGATGGCCGAACCATCGGCTCTGGAAAGCCCGGCCACGTAACAACCAAGCTTCAGCAGTCCTTCTTCGACATTGTAACAGGTCGTGACCCCGCCCACGAACACTGGTTGACCTACGTACCACCAGCCTAA